The segment AACCGTCATCCTGGAGTGCACTGAGGCCCGCAAAGAGGGCAAACCCGTCTCGCGCTACCTCACCAAGCGCAACAAGAAGACCGTGACCGAGCGCATCGAGAAGAAGAAGTATAACCCGCACCTCAAGCGCCACACGCTCCACAAGGAGATCAAGTAAGTCT is part of the Opitutia bacterium genome and harbors:
- the rpmG gene encoding 50S ribosomal protein L33 translates to MQETVILECTEARKEGKPVSRYLTKRNKKTVTERIEKKKYNPHLKRHTLHKEIK